One window from the genome of Leptospira ryugenii encodes:
- a CDS encoding two-component system sensor histidine kinase NtrB, producing MLRYLQKKKIYLLGGNEGLISSIKSLLDLRVWSFWEEREKTLDHIHSEDLGIILLLDPIAIDTINLLKQNHPNNPLILISQNDQPVDSISLYHAGLTDIVMQSNLNRLPLILDRTWEIYETLKQQSKTWDMLVHSEEIITRSQKLAKIGHFELDIPDGRMFWSLEMFNILDYSYALTPEISKIFDLVVGEERNELLEIWEKLNLRAMTYEKQIQVQTTKTNKYIHIVIESEFLGDQRIKIFGTLHDISQYNQLEEARQLNEQLFTGLFNNSSQMIILLDEMGKVQKMNLQSQKVFKIDENKTIGLDFVQSIFHSSAEKDKLVSSILETWKKGKTKLFLTYPQVGEKTLFLDCDLSIVKDSRGKGLYLVFEAKDITEKIDLERLYGQAQKMEALGTFASSIAHDFNNLLTPLLNYSQILNTTLKEDLQQQTMQKLIKSLDQAKSLVSQILDFGRKDSKDLIALDLNQSIVSFLAEQPSASQVKIIYSHEADIHEAWVLSNSTYTFQILSNLYENAIFAVKEREEPLLKISLRKILTKNLELIPYPLLPGEMYYELCFEDNGIGIPKENLNKIFEPFFSTKGKDGTGLGLPIVYGILRNLNGYIHVESELNLGTAIYCYFPVLK from the coding sequence ATGCTTCGTTATTTACAAAAAAAGAAAATCTACCTTTTAGGCGGAAACGAAGGTCTCATTTCTTCTATTAAATCTCTACTTGATCTCCGCGTTTGGTCATTTTGGGAGGAAAGAGAAAAAACCTTAGACCATATCCATTCTGAAGACTTAGGCATTATTTTACTTTTAGATCCAATCGCAATCGATACCATCAATCTTCTAAAACAAAACCATCCTAACAATCCATTGATTTTGATCTCTCAAAATGACCAACCTGTTGATAGTATCTCTCTTTACCATGCTGGACTTACAGATATTGTTATGCAAAGCAATTTGAATCGTTTGCCCCTTATTTTAGACCGTACATGGGAAATTTATGAAACACTGAAGCAACAATCTAAAACCTGGGATATGTTGGTGCATAGTGAAGAGATCATAACAAGATCACAAAAATTAGCTAAAATCGGTCACTTTGAATTAGATATTCCTGATGGAAGAATGTTCTGGTCATTGGAAATGTTTAATATATTAGACTATTCTTATGCGTTGACTCCAGAGATCTCAAAAATATTCGATTTGGTAGTAGGCGAAGAAAGAAATGAACTCCTTGAAATCTGGGAAAAATTAAATCTGCGTGCAATGACTTATGAAAAGCAGATACAAGTGCAAACTACGAAAACGAATAAGTACATTCACATAGTTATAGAAAGTGAATTTTTAGGTGATCAGAGGATTAAGATATTCGGTACTTTGCATGATATCTCCCAATACAATCAATTGGAAGAGGCAAGGCAACTTAATGAACAACTTTTTACAGGTTTATTTAATAACTCATCACAAATGATCATTCTTCTAGATGAGATGGGCAAAGTTCAGAAAATGAACTTACAGTCTCAAAAAGTTTTCAAAATAGATGAAAATAAAACCATAGGTCTAGATTTCGTTCAATCAATTTTCCATTCATCTGCCGAGAAAGATAAGCTTGTCTCAAGTATATTAGAAACTTGGAAAAAGGGTAAAACAAAATTGTTTCTCACCTATCCACAAGTAGGCGAGAAAACTCTTTTTCTCGATTGCGATTTGTCGATTGTAAAGGATTCCCGTGGTAAAGGACTTTATCTGGTTTTTGAGGCGAAAGATATAACGGAAAAAATTGATCTTGAAAGATTATATGGGCAAGCTCAAAAGATGGAAGCTCTTGGTACATTTGCTAGTAGTATTGCACATGATTTTAATAATCTTTTGACCCCTCTCTTGAATTACTCCCAAATCCTAAATACTACTTTAAAAGAAGACTTGCAGCAACAAACGATGCAAAAGTTAATCAAAAGTCTAGACCAAGCAAAGTCTTTGGTATCACAAATATTGGATTTTGGAAGAAAGGATTCAAAGGATTTAATTGCACTCGACTTGAACCAATCCATTGTTTCTTTTCTCGCAGAACAACCTTCTGCTAGCCAGGTAAAAATCATTTATTCGCACGAAGCAGATATTCATGAAGCCTGGGTATTATCCAATTCTACCTATACCTTCCAGATTCTCTCCAATCTATATGAAAACGCAATATTTGCAGTTAAAGAAAGAGAAGAACCGCTTCTAAAAATTAGCCTTAGAAAAATTTTGACAAAGAATTTGGAACTAATCCCATATCCCTTGTTGCCAGGTGAGATGTATTACGAGTTATGTTTTGAAGACAATGGCATTGGCATTCCCAAAGAAAATTTGAATAAGATTTTCGAGCCATTTTTTTCAACGAAAGGAAAGGACGGAACAGGTTTAGGATTGCCCATAGTTTATGGGATACTTCGAAATCTGAACGGATATATCCATGTAGAGAGCGAACTAAATTTAGGTACAGCTATCTATTGTTATTTCCCAGTTTTGAAATAA
- a CDS encoding SpoIIE family protein phosphatase produces the protein MKRILLLFFICCASNISSETVFLEESQVKANIGKAIEYQILPTSASNLQMILNQESNWKQNDKITIHLPNVKETAWFRIQLEHAGKQPETFYLLFSSPVIDRYEVYYQNQGRWLQMVTGEQVFMKDKPLFSHIPTFPFTLTPGEKKTLYVKMESENPLFSFVSVYPSRSFLEYSKTSDIFFAAYFGAGALMFFYSLFLSYSLRYKQFFFYFFYLGSVILVTLFSTGFIQYIEIGTSHEWKNYLFPVSIYLTGIFGLLFTAEFLDLEKHGQTHYRINGAQIGLMLLLMPSILFIDIRTYIDTAVKIVILPILWGIYLSIYSIVKYPKRAENYLFFFALSSILIGAGINVTTIQGWVSPLAVASYSLPFGAAIMIMLLAIALMLRVSDFRKEYEDKQELDTQLKVAKKLQKDLLPKHRSHLKEFPIGFRYLPTSDIGGDFVQFLEDEKGIGIFLCDVSGHGIAAAMIASMTKVSLQLWADELDKPAKAAERIRLSLKENLSSHFLSAVFLYINPEKNIFKIANAGHHPVILLRSDKEPFYINSKGKAITEFIPLTLEEYESELPNEGKFVLYTDGVLEARDPSTNQLFGDERFKTLLMENMDLDPQSLCDRVIGEVFRFSKYKRADDDITIFAIDLKKK, from the coding sequence ATGAAAAGGATACTCTTATTATTTTTCATTTGTTGTGCCTCAAATATCTCTTCGGAAACCGTTTTTCTTGAAGAATCTCAGGTAAAAGCTAACATCGGCAAAGCGATAGAATATCAAATTTTACCTACAAGTGCTTCTAATTTGCAAATGATCCTAAACCAAGAGTCAAATTGGAAACAAAACGATAAAATCACAATTCATTTACCGAATGTAAAGGAGACTGCATGGTTCAGAATCCAACTGGAACATGCAGGCAAACAACCAGAGACTTTTTATCTCTTATTTTCAAGCCCAGTGATCGATAGGTACGAAGTGTACTATCAGAACCAAGGGAGATGGTTACAAATGGTAACTGGTGAACAGGTTTTTATGAAAGATAAACCATTGTTTTCCCATATCCCAACCTTCCCATTTACACTTACCCCTGGCGAAAAAAAGACACTCTATGTAAAAATGGAATCAGAAAACCCCTTATTCTCGTTCGTATCGGTATACCCATCCAGATCGTTTCTTGAATATTCCAAAACAAGCGATATATTTTTTGCTGCTTATTTTGGAGCGGGTGCTCTCATGTTCTTTTATTCTCTTTTTCTATCTTATAGTCTCAGATATAAACAATTCTTCTTTTACTTTTTTTATCTTGGCTCAGTCATTTTAGTAACTCTGTTTTCTACAGGATTCATTCAGTACATAGAGATAGGTACATCGCATGAATGGAAGAATTATCTATTTCCTGTCTCAATCTACCTCACTGGTATCTTTGGATTATTGTTTACCGCTGAGTTTTTGGATCTGGAAAAACATGGTCAGACACATTATAGAATTAACGGTGCTCAGATTGGACTTATGCTACTTTTGATGCCAAGCATTTTGTTTATCGATATTCGAACCTACATTGATACAGCAGTCAAAATTGTAATTCTCCCTATCCTGTGGGGGATTTATCTATCCATTTATTCCATCGTAAAGTATCCCAAACGTGCAGAAAATTATCTCTTTTTCTTTGCTTTGAGTTCTATTTTGATTGGTGCCGGCATTAATGTAACAACGATTCAAGGTTGGGTTTCACCACTCGCTGTTGCTTCCTATAGTTTGCCGTTCGGTGCCGCCATTATGATCATGCTCCTCGCAATCGCACTTATGTTGAGGGTAAGTGATTTTAGAAAGGAATATGAAGATAAACAAGAGTTGGATACACAACTGAAGGTTGCTAAAAAACTCCAAAAGGATTTACTTCCTAAACACCGATCACATCTAAAGGAGTTCCCGATAGGATTTCGTTATTTACCGACCTCGGATATAGGAGGTGATTTTGTTCAATTCCTAGAGGATGAAAAGGGAATTGGCATCTTTCTTTGTGATGTCTCTGGACATGGCATTGCAGCGGCTATGATTGCAAGTATGACAAAGGTTTCTCTACAACTTTGGGCCGACGAACTGGATAAACCTGCCAAAGCTGCAGAAAGGATCCGCCTCTCATTAAAGGAGAATCTTTCCAGTCACTTCTTAAGTGCTGTTTTTCTTTATATCAATCCAGAAAAGAATATATTTAAAATTGCAAATGCAGGTCACCATCCGGTGATATTACTCAGATCAGACAAAGAGCCATTCTACATAAATTCGAAAGGCAAGGCTATTACAGAGTTTATACCATTGACGTTGGAAGAGTATGAATCAGAACTTCCAAACGAAGGAAAATTTGTTTTGTATACCGACGGCGTATTAGAAGCAAGAGATCCTTCCACCAATCAATTATTTGGTGATGAGAGATTCAAAACTCTATTGATGGAAAATATGGATCTAGACCCTCAATCACTTTGTGATCGTGTGATTGGAGAAGTGTTTAGATTTTCTAAATACAAAAGAGCCGATGATGATATTACAATCTTTGCTATTGATCTCAAAAAAAAGTGA